In a single window of the Bactrocera dorsalis isolate Fly_Bdor chromosome 2, ASM2337382v1, whole genome shotgun sequence genome:
- the LOC115066122 gene encoding uncharacterized protein LOC115066122 → MSLHFPTRSNTSVNQKGSDDGPKQSAMRSSLKRKSVSSISSNGLLDGGSDSSDTSQQRRAHFDQKNIDLTYKPVNKDYGYIQIKQAATPFPRRSTIRSSVAEKRKSKEFDEETKKLIDPILPRDFSIIELRTGDEAADFVTKRQLFCKGEFTITRQRRSMQVHPPLRNIDEAASARKSSSNINLTKFFRKHYHQRESPIFDE, encoded by the coding sequence atgtcacTACATTTCCCAACTCGTAGCAATACGTCGGTAAACCAAAAAGGTAGTGATGATGGCCCGAAACAAAGTGCAATGCGATCGTCGCTGAAGAGGAAGTCTGTCAGTTCGATATCCTCGAACGGTTTACTCGATGGAGGTTCTGATTCTTCCGATACATCACAACAGCGACGAGCTCATTTCGACCAAAAGAACATCGATCTGACATATAAACCTGTAAATAAGGACTATGGATATATACAGATCAAACAAGCGGCCACACCATTTCCACGGCGATCAACTATACGTTCGAGCGTTGCGGAGAAGAGAAAAAGCAAAGAATTTGATGAAGAAACGAAAAAACTTATCGACCCAATTTTGCCCCGTGATTTCAGCATAATAGAATTGCGAACCGGCGATGAAGCTGCTGACTTTGTAACTAAACGTCAGTTATTCTGTAAAGGTGAATTTACCATAACACGACAACGTAGATCAATGCAGGTTCATCCGCCACTTAGAAATATCGATGAGGCAGCAAGCGCTCGTAAAAGCTCCTCGAACATCAATTTAACTAAGTTTTTCCGCAAGCATTATCACCAACGGGagagtccaatttttgatgaatgA
- the LOC125776252 gene encoding uncharacterized protein LOC125776252: MAAQFKSRTNSELSVKTYITVKNFPSEKMLKENPKRLSKQKQAPRQVHIKESSSHSYKSAVFDEENILSKQSSNKSQSLHEITSLATPYTKPVNMNSRLMEINARKSSEASFVLETSTPMDVSSYSVSSPAFLLKRQQFCKGEYTNAKCGRYARIHPPLCSIPAERLVCVSGSVESLTDYLESPHITVYP; this comes from the coding sequence ATGGCTGCTCAATTCAAAAGCCGGACGAATTCTGAGTTGAGCGTCAAGACATACATAACTGTGAAGAATTTTCCTAGCGAAAAAATGCTTAAAGAAAACCCCAAAagattatcaaaacaaaaacaagcaccCCGGCAAGTACATATAAAAGAATCCTCATCACATAGCTATAAAAGTGCAGTATTCGATGAGGAGAATATCTTATCGAAACAATCCTCAAATAAGTCACAGAGTTTACACGAGATAACCTCTCTAGCTACACCCTACACAAAACCAGTTAATATGAATTCGAGGTTAATGGAAATAAATGCTAGAAAATCATCCGAAGCAAGTTTCGTTTTAGAAACTTCAACACCAATGGATGTATCTTCGTATAGTGTTTCATCGCCGGCCTTCCTATTGAAGAGACAGCAATTCTGTAAAGGTGAATATACAAATGCGAAATGTGGTCGATACGCTCGCATACATCCGCCATTGTGTAGTATTCCAGCAGAGCGTTTAGTATGCGTCTCGGGCTCTGTAGAGAGTTTGACCGATTATTTAGAATCTCCGCATATAACGGTATATCCGTGA